From one Portunus trituberculatus isolate SZX2019 chromosome 30, ASM1759143v1, whole genome shotgun sequence genomic stretch:
- the LOC123510682 gene encoding E3 ubiquitin-protein ligase KCMF1-like isoform X1, producing MSRHDGVSCDACLKANFRGRRYKCLICYDYDLCSACYEGGATTTRHTTDHPMQCILTRHDFDVYYGGEALSVEQPQSLTCPFCGKMGYTETSLQDHVTADHPDTPYEVVCPICASVSGGDPNHMTDDFAAHLTLDHRSGAPRDLDEPSLSRHGARRIPHQGRGISRGVARRNMTFGSVSSGLFSPSTRESMDPIAELLSQLSGVRRATASDNSSAASQLQQLQIQLERQQVAGHPPSQATSLRQQLERLPRRGGASSSGGGSGGGGGGGGNSSGVSSGGGSGGGGGGGGTGSGGGGGGGGGGSHGGGMMNMSSSNTSNVVTTHHQPPPLLVHPSPHAQAQSQFLLARLGDSESDTEGSGGSSGGSSDRAAFVQELLLSTLCELSLSPGALEDAFTAPPLIQYQGGGRGTGRGGTDRAGTDKARVSSANVGTQTSSPSSPPPPSSTPAPPLQTNPQHPEPKSKGPLSGVKPAKGAKGMVVGRSSPGSQQPQPQPPPQQQSNGGGVVSRPLTGTGTVAVSPVGGPGRGRGGSAGAVSPGAARRKLARGVEGRATEPPPPH from the exons ATGTCCCGTCATGATG GTGTGAGCTGTGATGCATGTTTGAAGGCCAATTTCCGTGGGCGGCGGTACAAGTGCTTGATATGCTATGACTATGACCTGTGCTCTGCCTGCTATGAAGGTGGAGCAACCACTACGCGTCACACCACCGACCACCCCATGCAGTGTATCCTCACCAGGCATGACTTTG aTGTGTACTATGGGGGTGAGGCGCTTTCAGTTGAACAGCCACAAAGTTTAACGTGTCCATTTTGTGGTAAAATGGGATACACAGAGACTTCCCTACAAGACCATGTTACGGCAGACCACCCAGATACTCCCTATGAAGTG GTGTGTCCCATCTGTGCGTCAGTGTCTGGAGGAGACCCCAACCACATGACAGATGACTTTGCTGCTCACCTCACCCTTGATCACCGTTCAGGGGCACCCAGAGACCTC GATGAGCCTTCTCTGTCTCGCCATGGTGCCCGCAGGATACCTCACCAGGGGCGGGGCATCAGCAGGGGTGTGGCCCGCCGGAATATGACCTTCGG GAGTGTGAGCAGTGGCCTGTTCTCTCCGTCAACGCGGGAGTCCATGGACCCCATCGCAGAGCTCCTCTCCCAACTATCGGGAGTGCGTCGAGCCACGGCAAGTGACAACTCTTCTGCTGCCTCACAGCTACAGCAGTTGCAGATTCAGTTAGAACGGCAGCAGGTAGCCGGCCATCCACCCAGCCAG GCAACCAGTCTCCGCCAGCAGTTGGAGCGCCTGCCTAGACGTGGGGGAGCGagcagcagtggcggcggcagcggtggtggcggtggtggcggcggcaacaGCAGTGGCgtgagcagcggcggcggcagtggaggcggtggaggtggaggtgggacaggaagtggtggaggtggaggaggaggaggaggaggcagccatGGGGGTGGAATGATGAACATGAGCTCCAGCAACACTAGCAATGttgtcaccactcaccaccagcctCCACCCCTGCTGGTCCACCCTAGTCCACATGCACAGGCCCAGTCACAGTTCCTCCTTGCCCG ACTGGGAGACAGTGAGAGTGACACtgaaggtagtggtggcagcagcggcggcagcagtgaCCGAGCAGCCTTTGTACAGGAGCTGCTCCTCTCAACTCTATGTGAACTGAGCCTTAGTCCGGGGGCCCTGGAGGACGCCTTCACGGCCCCACCACTCATCCAGTatcagggaggaggcaggggtACAGGCAGGGGAGGGACAGACAGGGCTGGCACTGATAAGGCCAGAGTGTCGTCAGCTAACGTTGGCACCCAGACCTCCTCACCCTCAAGCCCACCTCCTCCAAGCAGCACCCCAGCCCCACCCCTACAGACCAACCCCCAGCATCCAGAACCCAAGTCCAAGGGCCCCCTGAGTGGTGtgaagccagccaagggagCCAAGGGGATGGTGGTGGGCCGCTCTAGTCCTGGGAGTCAGCAGCCACAGCCTCAGCCTCCCCCCCAGCAGCAGTCAAACGGTGGAGGGGTGGTATCACGGCCGCTTACGGGGACGGGAACGGTGGCCGTATCCCCTGTCGGGGGCCCTGGTCGGGGACGGGGGGGCTCAGCGGGGGCTGTTTCCCCCGGGGCAGCCCGCAGGAAGCTGGCCCGGGGGGTGGAGGGGCGAGCCACGGAGCCTCCCCCGCCCCACTAG
- the LOC123510682 gene encoding E3 ubiquitin-protein ligase KCMF1-like isoform X4 → MSRHDGVSCDACLKANFRGRRYKCLICYDYDLCSACYEGGATTTRHTTDHPMQCILTRHDFDVYYGGEALSVEQPQSLTCPFCGKMGYTETSLQDHVTADHPDTPYEVVCPICASVSGGDPNHMTDDFAAHLTLDHRSGAPRDLDEPSLSRHGARRIPHQGRGISRGVARRNMTFGSVSSGLFSPSTRESMDPIAELLSQLSGVRRATATSLRQQLERLPRRGGASSSGGGSGGGGGGGGNSSGVSSGGGSGGGGGGGGTGSGGGGGGGGGGSHGGGMMNMSSSNTSNVVTTHHQPPPLLVHPSPHAQAQSQFLLARLGDSESDTEGSGGSSGGSSDRAAFVQELLLSTLCELSLSPGALEDAFTAPPLIQYQGGGRGTGRGGTDRAGTDKARVSSANVGTQTSSPSSPPPPSSTPAPPLQTNPQHPEPKSKGPLSGVKPAKGAKGMVVGRSSPGSQQPQPQPPPQQQSNGGGVVSRPLTGTGTVAVSPVGGPGRGRGGSAGAVSPGAARRKLARGVEGRATEPPPPH, encoded by the exons ATGTCCCGTCATGATG GTGTGAGCTGTGATGCATGTTTGAAGGCCAATTTCCGTGGGCGGCGGTACAAGTGCTTGATATGCTATGACTATGACCTGTGCTCTGCCTGCTATGAAGGTGGAGCAACCACTACGCGTCACACCACCGACCACCCCATGCAGTGTATCCTCACCAGGCATGACTTTG aTGTGTACTATGGGGGTGAGGCGCTTTCAGTTGAACAGCCACAAAGTTTAACGTGTCCATTTTGTGGTAAAATGGGATACACAGAGACTTCCCTACAAGACCATGTTACGGCAGACCACCCAGATACTCCCTATGAAGTG GTGTGTCCCATCTGTGCGTCAGTGTCTGGAGGAGACCCCAACCACATGACAGATGACTTTGCTGCTCACCTCACCCTTGATCACCGTTCAGGGGCACCCAGAGACCTC GATGAGCCTTCTCTGTCTCGCCATGGTGCCCGCAGGATACCTCACCAGGGGCGGGGCATCAGCAGGGGTGTGGCCCGCCGGAATATGACCTTCGG GAGTGTGAGCAGTGGCCTGTTCTCTCCGTCAACGCGGGAGTCCATGGACCCCATCGCAGAGCTCCTCTCCCAACTATCGGGAGTGCGTCGAGCCACG GCAACCAGTCTCCGCCAGCAGTTGGAGCGCCTGCCTAGACGTGGGGGAGCGagcagcagtggcggcggcagcggtggtggcggtggtggcggcggcaacaGCAGTGGCgtgagcagcggcggcggcagtggaggcggtggaggtggaggtgggacaggaagtggtggaggtggaggaggaggaggaggaggcagccatGGGGGTGGAATGATGAACATGAGCTCCAGCAACACTAGCAATGttgtcaccactcaccaccagcctCCACCCCTGCTGGTCCACCCTAGTCCACATGCACAGGCCCAGTCACAGTTCCTCCTTGCCCG ACTGGGAGACAGTGAGAGTGACACtgaaggtagtggtggcagcagcggcggcagcagtgaCCGAGCAGCCTTTGTACAGGAGCTGCTCCTCTCAACTCTATGTGAACTGAGCCTTAGTCCGGGGGCCCTGGAGGACGCCTTCACGGCCCCACCACTCATCCAGTatcagggaggaggcaggggtACAGGCAGGGGAGGGACAGACAGGGCTGGCACTGATAAGGCCAGAGTGTCGTCAGCTAACGTTGGCACCCAGACCTCCTCACCCTCAAGCCCACCTCCTCCAAGCAGCACCCCAGCCCCACCCCTACAGACCAACCCCCAGCATCCAGAACCCAAGTCCAAGGGCCCCCTGAGTGGTGtgaagccagccaagggagCCAAGGGGATGGTGGTGGGCCGCTCTAGTCCTGGGAGTCAGCAGCCACAGCCTCAGCCTCCCCCCCAGCAGCAGTCAAACGGTGGAGGGGTGGTATCACGGCCGCTTACGGGGACGGGAACGGTGGCCGTATCCCCTGTCGGGGGCCCTGGTCGGGGACGGGGGGGCTCAGCGGGGGCTGTTTCCCCCGGGGCAGCCCGCAGGAAGCTGGCCCGGGGGGTGGAGGGGCGAGCCACGGAGCCTCCCCCGCCCCACTAG
- the LOC123510682 gene encoding E3 ubiquitin-protein ligase KCMF1-like isoform X2 codes for MSLHAGVSCDACLKANFRGRRYKCLICYDYDLCSACYEGGATTTRHTTDHPMQCILTRHDFDVYYGGEALSVEQPQSLTCPFCGKMGYTETSLQDHVTADHPDTPYEVVCPICASVSGGDPNHMTDDFAAHLTLDHRSGAPRDLDEPSLSRHGARRIPHQGRGISRGVARRNMTFGSVSSGLFSPSTRESMDPIAELLSQLSGVRRATASDNSSAASQLQQLQIQLERQQVAGHPPSQATSLRQQLERLPRRGGASSSGGGSGGGGGGGGNSSGVSSGGGSGGGGGGGGTGSGGGGGGGGGGSHGGGMMNMSSSNTSNVVTTHHQPPPLLVHPSPHAQAQSQFLLARLGDSESDTEGSGGSSGGSSDRAAFVQELLLSTLCELSLSPGALEDAFTAPPLIQYQGGGRGTGRGGTDRAGTDKARVSSANVGTQTSSPSSPPPPSSTPAPPLQTNPQHPEPKSKGPLSGVKPAKGAKGMVVGRSSPGSQQPQPQPPPQQQSNGGGVVSRPLTGTGTVAVSPVGGPGRGRGGSAGAVSPGAARRKLARGVEGRATEPPPPH; via the exons ATGAGTCTCCACGCAG GTGTGAGCTGTGATGCATGTTTGAAGGCCAATTTCCGTGGGCGGCGGTACAAGTGCTTGATATGCTATGACTATGACCTGTGCTCTGCCTGCTATGAAGGTGGAGCAACCACTACGCGTCACACCACCGACCACCCCATGCAGTGTATCCTCACCAGGCATGACTTTG aTGTGTACTATGGGGGTGAGGCGCTTTCAGTTGAACAGCCACAAAGTTTAACGTGTCCATTTTGTGGTAAAATGGGATACACAGAGACTTCCCTACAAGACCATGTTACGGCAGACCACCCAGATACTCCCTATGAAGTG GTGTGTCCCATCTGTGCGTCAGTGTCTGGAGGAGACCCCAACCACATGACAGATGACTTTGCTGCTCACCTCACCCTTGATCACCGTTCAGGGGCACCCAGAGACCTC GATGAGCCTTCTCTGTCTCGCCATGGTGCCCGCAGGATACCTCACCAGGGGCGGGGCATCAGCAGGGGTGTGGCCCGCCGGAATATGACCTTCGG GAGTGTGAGCAGTGGCCTGTTCTCTCCGTCAACGCGGGAGTCCATGGACCCCATCGCAGAGCTCCTCTCCCAACTATCGGGAGTGCGTCGAGCCACGGCAAGTGACAACTCTTCTGCTGCCTCACAGCTACAGCAGTTGCAGATTCAGTTAGAACGGCAGCAGGTAGCCGGCCATCCACCCAGCCAG GCAACCAGTCTCCGCCAGCAGTTGGAGCGCCTGCCTAGACGTGGGGGAGCGagcagcagtggcggcggcagcggtggtggcggtggtggcggcggcaacaGCAGTGGCgtgagcagcggcggcggcagtggaggcggtggaggtggaggtgggacaggaagtggtggaggtggaggaggaggaggaggaggcagccatGGGGGTGGAATGATGAACATGAGCTCCAGCAACACTAGCAATGttgtcaccactcaccaccagcctCCACCCCTGCTGGTCCACCCTAGTCCACATGCACAGGCCCAGTCACAGTTCCTCCTTGCCCG ACTGGGAGACAGTGAGAGTGACACtgaaggtagtggtggcagcagcggcggcagcagtgaCCGAGCAGCCTTTGTACAGGAGCTGCTCCTCTCAACTCTATGTGAACTGAGCCTTAGTCCGGGGGCCCTGGAGGACGCCTTCACGGCCCCACCACTCATCCAGTatcagggaggaggcaggggtACAGGCAGGGGAGGGACAGACAGGGCTGGCACTGATAAGGCCAGAGTGTCGTCAGCTAACGTTGGCACCCAGACCTCCTCACCCTCAAGCCCACCTCCTCCAAGCAGCACCCCAGCCCCACCCCTACAGACCAACCCCCAGCATCCAGAACCCAAGTCCAAGGGCCCCCTGAGTGGTGtgaagccagccaagggagCCAAGGGGATGGTGGTGGGCCGCTCTAGTCCTGGGAGTCAGCAGCCACAGCCTCAGCCTCCCCCCCAGCAGCAGTCAAACGGTGGAGGGGTGGTATCACGGCCGCTTACGGGGACGGGAACGGTGGCCGTATCCCCTGTCGGGGGCCCTGGTCGGGGACGGGGGGGCTCAGCGGGGGCTGTTTCCCCCGGGGCAGCCCGCAGGAAGCTGGCCCGGGGGGTGGAGGGGCGAGCCACGGAGCCTCCCCCGCCCCACTAG
- the LOC123510682 gene encoding E3 ubiquitin-protein ligase KCMF1-like isoform X5: MSRHDGVSCDACLKANFRGRRYKCLICYDYDLCSACYEGGATTTRHTTDHPMQCILTRHDFDVYYGGEALSVEQPQSLTCPFCGKMGYTETSLQDHVTADHPDTPYEVVCPICASVSGGDPNHMTDDFAAHLTLDHRSGAPRDLDEPSLSRHGARRIPHQGRGISRGVARRNMTFGSVSSGLFSPSTRESMDPIAELLSQLSGVRRATLERLPRRGGASSSGGGSGGGGGGGGNSSGVSSGGGSGGGGGGGGTGSGGGGGGGGGGSHGGGMMNMSSSNTSNVVTTHHQPPPLLVHPSPHAQAQSQFLLARLGDSESDTEGSGGSSGGSSDRAAFVQELLLSTLCELSLSPGALEDAFTAPPLIQYQGGGRGTGRGGTDRAGTDKARVSSANVGTQTSSPSSPPPPSSTPAPPLQTNPQHPEPKSKGPLSGVKPAKGAKGMVVGRSSPGSQQPQPQPPPQQQSNGGGVVSRPLTGTGTVAVSPVGGPGRGRGGSAGAVSPGAARRKLARGVEGRATEPPPPH; the protein is encoded by the exons ATGTCCCGTCATGATG GTGTGAGCTGTGATGCATGTTTGAAGGCCAATTTCCGTGGGCGGCGGTACAAGTGCTTGATATGCTATGACTATGACCTGTGCTCTGCCTGCTATGAAGGTGGAGCAACCACTACGCGTCACACCACCGACCACCCCATGCAGTGTATCCTCACCAGGCATGACTTTG aTGTGTACTATGGGGGTGAGGCGCTTTCAGTTGAACAGCCACAAAGTTTAACGTGTCCATTTTGTGGTAAAATGGGATACACAGAGACTTCCCTACAAGACCATGTTACGGCAGACCACCCAGATACTCCCTATGAAGTG GTGTGTCCCATCTGTGCGTCAGTGTCTGGAGGAGACCCCAACCACATGACAGATGACTTTGCTGCTCACCTCACCCTTGATCACCGTTCAGGGGCACCCAGAGACCTC GATGAGCCTTCTCTGTCTCGCCATGGTGCCCGCAGGATACCTCACCAGGGGCGGGGCATCAGCAGGGGTGTGGCCCGCCGGAATATGACCTTCGG GAGTGTGAGCAGTGGCCTGTTCTCTCCGTCAACGCGGGAGTCCATGGACCCCATCGCAGAGCTCCTCTCCCAACTATCGGGAGTGCGTCGAGCCACG TTGGAGCGCCTGCCTAGACGTGGGGGAGCGagcagcagtggcggcggcagcggtggtggcggtggtggcggcggcaacaGCAGTGGCgtgagcagcggcggcggcagtggaggcggtggaggtggaggtgggacaggaagtggtggaggtggaggaggaggaggaggaggcagccatGGGGGTGGAATGATGAACATGAGCTCCAGCAACACTAGCAATGttgtcaccactcaccaccagcctCCACCCCTGCTGGTCCACCCTAGTCCACATGCACAGGCCCAGTCACAGTTCCTCCTTGCCCG ACTGGGAGACAGTGAGAGTGACACtgaaggtagtggtggcagcagcggcggcagcagtgaCCGAGCAGCCTTTGTACAGGAGCTGCTCCTCTCAACTCTATGTGAACTGAGCCTTAGTCCGGGGGCCCTGGAGGACGCCTTCACGGCCCCACCACTCATCCAGTatcagggaggaggcaggggtACAGGCAGGGGAGGGACAGACAGGGCTGGCACTGATAAGGCCAGAGTGTCGTCAGCTAACGTTGGCACCCAGACCTCCTCACCCTCAAGCCCACCTCCTCCAAGCAGCACCCCAGCCCCACCCCTACAGACCAACCCCCAGCATCCAGAACCCAAGTCCAAGGGCCCCCTGAGTGGTGtgaagccagccaagggagCCAAGGGGATGGTGGTGGGCCGCTCTAGTCCTGGGAGTCAGCAGCCACAGCCTCAGCCTCCCCCCCAGCAGCAGTCAAACGGTGGAGGGGTGGTATCACGGCCGCTTACGGGGACGGGAACGGTGGCCGTATCCCCTGTCGGGGGCCCTGGTCGGGGACGGGGGGGCTCAGCGGGGGCTGTTTCCCCCGGGGCAGCCCGCAGGAAGCTGGCCCGGGGGGTGGAGGGGCGAGCCACGGAGCCTCCCCCGCCCCACTAG
- the LOC123510685 gene encoding dihydropteridine reductase-like — translation MTDYKEKKKVGGAEEAKLAADRPPLDQSPLSRGRAAPDSTQGRREALHRLHFTMSAGKVIIYGGRGALGSVVVKHFKANNFWVGTIDLVKNEDADSSVVVSKEDNWATQTTTVIEGLKSCLGDEKVDAIINVAGGWAGGNAASKDFQKSCETMWSQSVWSSTITAQAAALFLKEGGLVSLTGAEPALAGTAGMIGYGMAKAAVHQLTWSLGQENSGLPKGATAVAILPITLDTPMNRKWMSGADFSKWTSLEFVAELFYKWINGKEERPVSGSLVKLITKDNKTDVVKV, via the exons ATGAcagattataaagaaaaaaagaaggtggGCGGGGCGGAGGAGGCGAAACTAGCAGCTGACCGACCACCACTCGACCAGTCGCCACTCAGCAGAGGCAGAGCCGCTCCAGACTCCACACAGGGAAGACGTGAAGCACTCCATCGTCTCCACTTCACCATGTCGGCTGGGAAGGTCATCATTTACGGGGGACGTGGCGCTCTGGGATCCGTGGTGGTGAAGCATTTCAAAGCCAACAATTTC tgGGTGGGAACCATTGACCTTGTGAAGAATGAAGATGCCGACTCCAGTGTGGTGGTGAGCAAGGAGGACAACTGGGCCACTCAGACCACCACTGTCATTGAGG GACTGAAGTCTTGTCTTGGTGATGAGAAGGTGGATGCCATCATCAATGTGGCTGGTGGATGGGCTGGAGGAAATGCTGCCAGCAAGG ACTTCCAGAAAAGCTGTGAGACAATGTGGAGTCAGAGTGTGTGGTCCTCCACCATCACTGCACAGGCTGCTGCACTCTTCCTGAAGGAGGGTGGCCTGGTCTCCCTCACTGGGGCTGAACCAGCACTGGCAGGCACAGCAG GTATGATTGGTTATGGTATGGCCAAGGCTGCCGTGCACCAGCTGACCTGGAGTCTTGGTCAGGAAAACTCTGGTCTGCCTAAGGGTGCCACAGCTGTTGCCATCTTGCCCATAACCCTGGACACCCCAATGAACCGCAAGTGGATGTCTGGAGCGGATTTCTCCAAGTGGACAAGCCTGGAGTTTGTGGCTGA GCTGTTTTACAAGtggataaatggaaaagaagagagacctGTGTCAGGCAGTCTTGTCAAGCTGATCACCAAGGATAACAAGACAGATGTGGTCAAGGTCTAA
- the LOC123510682 gene encoding E3 ubiquitin-protein ligase KCMF1-like isoform X3 — MSRHDGVSCDACLKANFRGRRYKCLICYDYDLCSACYEGGATTTRHTTDHPMQCILTRHDFDVYYGGEALSVEQPQSLTCPFCGKMGYTETSLQDHVTADHPDTPYEVVCPICASVSGGDPNHMTDDFAAHLTLDHRSGAPRDLDEPSLSRHGARRIPHQGRGISRGVARRNMTFGSVSSGLFSPSTRESMDPIAELLSQLSGVRRATASDNSSAASQLQQLQIQLERQQVAGHPPSQLERLPRRGGASSSGGGSGGGGGGGGNSSGVSSGGGSGGGGGGGGTGSGGGGGGGGGGSHGGGMMNMSSSNTSNVVTTHHQPPPLLVHPSPHAQAQSQFLLARLGDSESDTEGSGGSSGGSSDRAAFVQELLLSTLCELSLSPGALEDAFTAPPLIQYQGGGRGTGRGGTDRAGTDKARVSSANVGTQTSSPSSPPPPSSTPAPPLQTNPQHPEPKSKGPLSGVKPAKGAKGMVVGRSSPGSQQPQPQPPPQQQSNGGGVVSRPLTGTGTVAVSPVGGPGRGRGGSAGAVSPGAARRKLARGVEGRATEPPPPH, encoded by the exons ATGTCCCGTCATGATG GTGTGAGCTGTGATGCATGTTTGAAGGCCAATTTCCGTGGGCGGCGGTACAAGTGCTTGATATGCTATGACTATGACCTGTGCTCTGCCTGCTATGAAGGTGGAGCAACCACTACGCGTCACACCACCGACCACCCCATGCAGTGTATCCTCACCAGGCATGACTTTG aTGTGTACTATGGGGGTGAGGCGCTTTCAGTTGAACAGCCACAAAGTTTAACGTGTCCATTTTGTGGTAAAATGGGATACACAGAGACTTCCCTACAAGACCATGTTACGGCAGACCACCCAGATACTCCCTATGAAGTG GTGTGTCCCATCTGTGCGTCAGTGTCTGGAGGAGACCCCAACCACATGACAGATGACTTTGCTGCTCACCTCACCCTTGATCACCGTTCAGGGGCACCCAGAGACCTC GATGAGCCTTCTCTGTCTCGCCATGGTGCCCGCAGGATACCTCACCAGGGGCGGGGCATCAGCAGGGGTGTGGCCCGCCGGAATATGACCTTCGG GAGTGTGAGCAGTGGCCTGTTCTCTCCGTCAACGCGGGAGTCCATGGACCCCATCGCAGAGCTCCTCTCCCAACTATCGGGAGTGCGTCGAGCCACGGCAAGTGACAACTCTTCTGCTGCCTCACAGCTACAGCAGTTGCAGATTCAGTTAGAACGGCAGCAGGTAGCCGGCCATCCACCCAGCCAG TTGGAGCGCCTGCCTAGACGTGGGGGAGCGagcagcagtggcggcggcagcggtggtggcggtggtggcggcggcaacaGCAGTGGCgtgagcagcggcggcggcagtggaggcggtggaggtggaggtgggacaggaagtggtggaggtggaggaggaggaggaggaggcagccatGGGGGTGGAATGATGAACATGAGCTCCAGCAACACTAGCAATGttgtcaccactcaccaccagcctCCACCCCTGCTGGTCCACCCTAGTCCACATGCACAGGCCCAGTCACAGTTCCTCCTTGCCCG ACTGGGAGACAGTGAGAGTGACACtgaaggtagtggtggcagcagcggcggcagcagtgaCCGAGCAGCCTTTGTACAGGAGCTGCTCCTCTCAACTCTATGTGAACTGAGCCTTAGTCCGGGGGCCCTGGAGGACGCCTTCACGGCCCCACCACTCATCCAGTatcagggaggaggcaggggtACAGGCAGGGGAGGGACAGACAGGGCTGGCACTGATAAGGCCAGAGTGTCGTCAGCTAACGTTGGCACCCAGACCTCCTCACCCTCAAGCCCACCTCCTCCAAGCAGCACCCCAGCCCCACCCCTACAGACCAACCCCCAGCATCCAGAACCCAAGTCCAAGGGCCCCCTGAGTGGTGtgaagccagccaagggagCCAAGGGGATGGTGGTGGGCCGCTCTAGTCCTGGGAGTCAGCAGCCACAGCCTCAGCCTCCCCCCCAGCAGCAGTCAAACGGTGGAGGGGTGGTATCACGGCCGCTTACGGGGACGGGAACGGTGGCCGTATCCCCTGTCGGGGGCCCTGGTCGGGGACGGGGGGGCTCAGCGGGGGCTGTTTCCCCCGGGGCAGCCCGCAGGAAGCTGGCCCGGGGGGTGGAGGGGCGAGCCACGGAGCCTCCCCCGCCCCACTAG